One Chloroflexota bacterium genomic window carries:
- the galE gene encoding UDP-glucose 4-epimerase GalE, with protein MRILVTGGAGYIGSVVAAELLGAGEEVIVVDNLAQGHRSAVPRQAAFEQGDLRDRAFLDRVFATHKPDAVMHFAANSLVGESVADPMRYFRNNVGGGLTLLDVMVAHGVRKFILSSTANLFAAPRRIPIGEDEPIVPGSPYGETKHILERMLAWLDATCGLRYAALRYFNAAGATDERGEDHRPETHLIPSVLQVALGKRDHVQIYGADYPTRDGTCVRDYIHVVDLAQAHILALRALDESSRVYNLGNGRGFTVLEVIATVRRVTGHPIPAVVAPRRPGDPPELVASSEKIARELGWRPRFPDLESIVRSAWEWHRRYPDGYPE; from the coding sequence ATGAGGATTCTGGTTACCGGAGGTGCGGGCTACATCGGCAGCGTCGTGGCCGCGGAGTTGCTCGGCGCCGGCGAGGAGGTCATCGTCGTGGACAACCTGGCCCAGGGGCACCGCTCGGCTGTGCCACGGCAGGCGGCCTTTGAGCAGGGCGACCTGCGCGACAGGGCCTTCTTGGATCGCGTCTTCGCAACCCACAAGCCCGATGCCGTGATGCATTTCGCCGCCAACAGTCTGGTGGGCGAGTCGGTGGCCGACCCGATGCGCTATTTTCGCAACAACGTGGGCGGGGGGCTGACGCTGTTGGACGTGATGGTCGCGCACGGCGTGCGGAAGTTCATCCTGTCGTCCACGGCCAACCTGTTCGCAGCGCCGCGACGAATCCCCATCGGTGAGGATGAGCCTATCGTCCCGGGCAGCCCCTACGGCGAGACGAAGCATATCCTGGAGCGGATGCTGGCGTGGCTGGACGCGACCTGCGGGTTGCGCTACGCTGCGCTGCGTTACTTCAATGCCGCGGGCGCTACCGATGAGCGGGGCGAGGATCACCGCCCGGAGACCCATCTGATTCCCAGCGTCCTCCAGGTGGCGCTGGGCAAGCGCGACCATGTGCAAATCTACGGCGCCGACTATCCCACCCGCGACGGCACCTGCGTGCGCGACTATATCCACGTCGTGGATTTGGCCCAGGCGCACATCCTGGCGTTGCGCGCCCTGGATGAGAGCAGTCGCGTGTACAATCTGGGCAACGGGCGCGGGTTTACCGTGCTGGAGGTGATTGCGACGGTGCGGCGCGTTACCGGCCACCCGATTCCGGCGGTGGTGGCTCCGCGCAGGCCGGGCGATCCCCCGGAATTGGTCGCCAGTTCCGAGAAGATCGCCCGCGAACTCGGTTGGAGGCCGCGCTTCCCGGATTTGGAATCCATCGTCCGCAGCGCGTGGGAATGGCATCGGCGGTATCCGGATGGGTACCCGGAGTGA
- a CDS encoding DEAD/DEAH box helicase: MSVSALLEELERVPHFARNVTAWRRQEPQAARLAPLPAECHPDLAAALEAKGIRGLYAHQALAWQAARQGRHLAVVTPTASGKTLCYNLPVLDALLRDSRARALYLFPTKALSRDQLTELEDLASRMSASRIAPAVYDGDTPTGARAGIRRTARIVITNPDMLHRGILPHHTNWMGFFQNLRFVVLDEVHTYRGVFGSHVANVLRRLKRVCAFYGASPQFICSSATIGNPLELSRRLVEEDIVLIDEDGSPKGEKHLVFYNPPLLDAETGLRRAALLEAVALAARAVEMDVQTIVFARSRQSAEVLLTYLRDAVRKRKRNPDAVHGYRGGYLPRERREIEKALREGAARAVVSTNALELGIDIGHLEACIMAGYPGTIASTWQQAGRAGRRKGASVAVLVASADPLDQYIVRHPDYFFGRSPEHALIHPDNPRILESHVRCAAFELPFRDGETLGAAEATPDILARLEQEGVLRHAAGTWYWMSEAYPADALSLRVADAEAFTVESVDEGGKPCAIGVVDRASAPRFLYPGAVYMHEGRQYLVESVQWEEGRARVRPEPVDYYTDAMGTSDVSVLRVAQEDPVAGRGFGDVRVVRRVTGYRKVKMYTHETLGWGEVNLPEQSMDTTAYWLTVPDAALDNLRAAGAWDVEPIADYGPNWEAQRELARQRDGYRCRLCGAPERPGRRHDVHHLIPFREFGYVPGENDRYRQANDLGNLITVCHICHTRIETSKAAEGGLHGLAHVLVHLAPLFLMAAPQDLGVSASVQAPDTRRPTIYLYDDVPGGVGFAERLYELHRDLLRAAEELVAACPCSDGCPSCVGPVDDPDAQTKSHTLLLVREMLRLGAS; encoded by the coding sequence ATGAGCGTGTCGGCGTTGCTGGAGGAACTGGAACGCGTGCCGCACTTCGCGCGGAACGTTACGGCGTGGAGGCGGCAGGAGCCGCAGGCGGCGCGCCTGGCTCCGCTTCCGGCAGAATGCCATCCGGACTTGGCCGCCGCGCTGGAGGCGAAGGGGATTCGCGGCCTGTACGCGCACCAGGCGCTCGCCTGGCAGGCGGCGCGGCAGGGCCGCCACCTGGCTGTGGTTACGCCGACGGCGTCGGGCAAGACCCTGTGCTACAACCTGCCGGTGCTGGATGCGCTGCTTCGGGATTCGCGTGCGCGGGCCTTGTATCTCTTCCCGACCAAGGCGCTGTCGCGGGATCAACTGACCGAACTGGAAGACCTGGCCTCTCGCATGTCGGCTTCGCGCATCGCGCCGGCCGTGTACGACGGTGATACCCCCACGGGCGCGCGGGCGGGCATCCGCCGGACGGCGCGCATCGTCATCACCAACCCCGACATGCTCCATCGGGGCATCCTGCCCCACCACACCAACTGGATGGGCTTCTTCCAGAATCTGCGCTTCGTCGTCCTGGATGAAGTCCACACGTATCGCGGGGTGTTCGGCAGCCACGTGGCCAACGTCTTGCGGCGGCTGAAGCGGGTGTGCGCGTTCTACGGCGCGTCGCCTCAATTCATCTGTTCCTCGGCGACCATCGGCAACCCACTGGAACTCTCGCGCCGACTGGTGGAGGAGGACATCGTCCTGATTGACGAGGACGGCTCGCCCAAGGGCGAAAAGCACCTGGTGTTCTACAACCCGCCGTTGCTGGACGCTGAGACGGGCCTGCGCCGCGCCGCGCTCCTGGAGGCGGTGGCCCTGGCGGCGCGCGCCGTGGAGATGGACGTGCAGACCATCGTGTTCGCCCGCTCCCGCCAGTCCGCCGAAGTGCTGCTGACGTACCTTCGCGATGCCGTCCGCAAGCGGAAGCGCAACCCCGACGCCGTGCACGGCTATCGCGGCGGCTACCTTCCGCGCGAGCGGCGCGAGATTGAGAAGGCGCTGCGCGAGGGAGCGGCGCGCGCGGTCGTGTCCACCAACGCGCTGGAACTGGGCATAGACATCGGCCATCTGGAAGCCTGCATCATGGCGGGCTACCCTGGCACCATCGCCAGCACCTGGCAGCAGGCGGGCCGCGCGGGGCGACGCAAGGGCGCATCGGTGGCCGTCCTGGTGGCCAGCGCCGACCCGCTGGATCAGTACATCGTGCGGCATCCGGACTATTTCTTCGGCCGCTCGCCCGAACACGCGCTCATCCACCCCGACAACCCGCGCATTCTGGAAAGCCACGTCCGCTGCGCCGCGTTTGAACTCCCGTTCCGCGACGGCGAGACCCTGGGGGCGGCAGAGGCCACGCCCGACATCCTGGCGCGCCTGGAGCAAGAGGGAGTGCTGCGCCATGCCGCCGGCACGTGGTACTGGATGAGCGAGGCGTATCCCGCCGATGCGCTGTCGCTGCGGGTGGCCGACGCCGAGGCCTTCACGGTGGAATCGGTGGACGAGGGGGGCAAGCCCTGCGCCATCGGCGTCGTGGATCGGGCGTCGGCGCCGAGGTTTCTGTATCCGGGCGCTGTGTACATGCACGAGGGGCGGCAGTACCTGGTGGAAAGCGTCCAGTGGGAGGAGGGCCGGGCCAGGGTGCGGCCCGAGCCGGTGGACTACTACACGGACGCAATGGGCACCAGCGACGTTTCGGTGCTGCGCGTGGCCCAGGAAGACCCCGTCGCCGGCAGAGGCTTCGGCGACGTGCGGGTGGTCCGCCGGGTTACGGGCTATCGCAAGGTCAAGATGTACACCCACGAGACGCTGGGCTGGGGCGAGGTCAACCTGCCGGAGCAGAGCATGGACACGACGGCCTACTGGCTCACCGTGCCCGATGCGGCGCTGGACAATCTGCGGGCGGCGGGGGCGTGGGACGTGGAGCCGATCGCCGACTACGGCCCCAACTGGGAGGCGCAGCGCGAACTGGCCCGCCAGCGGGACGGCTACCGGTGCCGATTGTGCGGCGCTCCCGAGAGGCCCGGCCGCCGCCACGACGTTCACCACCTCATCCCGTTCCGCGAGTTTGGGTATGTGCCTGGGGAGAACGACCGCTATCGGCAGGCGAACGATTTGGGCAATCTCATCACCGTGTGCCACATTTGCCACACGCGCATTGAGACGTCCAAGGCCGCCGAGGGTGGGCTGCATGGGCTGGCCCACGTCCTGGTGCACCTGGCCCCGCTGTTCCTGATGGCCGCGCCGCAGGATTTGGGCGTGAGCGCGTCGGTGCAGGCGCCGGACACGCGCCGGCCCACCATCTACCTGTACGACGACGTGCCGGGCGGGGTGGGGTTCGCGGAACGTTTGTACGAACTCCACCGAGATTTGCTCCGCGCGGCGGAGGAACTCGTTGCCGCCTGCCCATGCAGCGACGGCTGCCCGTCATGCGTGGGGCCGGTGGATGACCCCGACGCCCAGACCAAGTCGCACACGCTCCTGCTGGTGCGAGAGATGCTGCGGTTGGGCGCGAGTTGA
- a CDS encoding NUDIX hydrolase, with product MTPLACVDEAEYAQLARAFGPCVRMVCEIPMSAASLDNWAERITPGRRGEVGMVIVNPAGRVLTHTKSFYPAGIFRIPTGGIGHDERVLDALRRELWEETGLDAEVQRLLAVLEYRFTHDAREVRFATYLFLLRADGREPRLQDANERIAAFRQDDIAGLRRIAEQLEGLSGDWNDWGRFRAVAHRVAAEVLGT from the coding sequence ATGACCCCATTGGCATGTGTGGACGAAGCCGAATACGCGCAATTGGCGCGGGCCTTCGGCCCGTGCGTCCGCATGGTCTGCGAGATTCCCATGTCGGCCGCGAGCCTGGACAACTGGGCGGAACGTATCACGCCAGGCCGGCGAGGTGAAGTGGGCATGGTCATCGTGAACCCGGCGGGCAGAGTGCTCACGCATACGAAGTCCTTCTACCCGGCGGGCATCTTTCGCATCCCGACCGGCGGCATCGGCCACGACGAGCGTGTGCTGGACGCCCTGCGCCGCGAGTTGTGGGAGGAGACGGGGCTGGACGCTGAGGTGCAGCGCCTGCTGGCCGTTCTGGAGTACCGCTTCACTCACGACGCGCGCGAGGTTCGCTTCGCGACCTATCTGTTCCTGCTGCGCGCTGATGGGCGAGAGCCGCGCCTTCAGGACGCGAATGAGCGCATCGCCGCATTCCGACAGGACGACATCGCGGGCCTGCGGCGCATCGCCGAGCAGTTGGAGGGCCTGTCCGGAGACTGGAACGATTGGGGCCGATTTCGGGCGGTGGCTCATCGCGTGGCCGCCGAGGTCCTGGGCACATAA
- a CDS encoding dipeptide ABC transporter ATP-binding protein, translating into MAEAEVLVKVEGLKMYFPITQGIVIQRHIGDIKAVDGIDFFIRRGETLGLVGESGCGKSTTGRAVLQLYRPTAGHVWFEGQDLTKMKGEKLRQMRRKMQMIFQDPYASLNPRMTVGNIIGEPLEVHNILRGKALKERVQELLQVVGLNPYFINRYPHEFSGGQRQRIGIARALAVQPSFIVCDEPISALDVSIQAQIINLLEELQDQFGLTYLFIAHDLSVVRHISNRVAVMYLGKLMEMTTSLELYKNPLHPYTKALLSAVPIPDPVVEEKRKRIILEGDVPSPANPPKGCNFVTRCPMRMDICKEQEPEFRDVGGEHFVACWRVS; encoded by the coding sequence ATGGCTGAAGCAGAAGTGCTCGTGAAGGTTGAAGGCCTCAAGATGTATTTTCCGATCACGCAGGGTATCGTGATCCAGCGCCACATCGGCGACATCAAGGCGGTGGACGGGATAGATTTCTTCATCCGCCGGGGCGAAACCCTGGGCCTGGTGGGCGAAAGCGGCTGCGGCAAGTCCACGACGGGCCGGGCCGTCCTGCAACTCTATCGCCCCACGGCCGGGCACGTGTGGTTTGAAGGCCAAGACCTGACCAAGATGAAGGGCGAGAAACTCCGCCAGATGCGCCGCAAGATGCAGATGATCTTCCAGGACCCGTATGCGTCGCTCAACCCGCGTATGACGGTGGGCAACATCATCGGCGAGCCCCTGGAGGTGCACAACATCCTCCGCGGCAAGGCGCTGAAAGAGCGCGTGCAAGAACTCTTGCAGGTCGTGGGCCTGAACCCCTATTTCATCAACCGCTATCCTCACGAGTTCTCGGGCGGGCAGCGACAGCGCATCGGCATCGCACGCGCCCTCGCCGTCCAGCCTTCCTTCATCGTCTGCGACGAGCCCATTTCGGCGCTGGACGTGTCCATCCAGGCGCAGATCATCAACCTACTGGAAGAGTTGCAGGACCAATTCGGCCTGACGTACCTGTTCATCGCCCACGACTTGAGCGTGGTGCGCCACATCAGCAACCGCGTGGCCGTCATGTACCTGGGCAAACTCATGGAGATGACGACGAGCCTGGAACTGTACAAGAACCCGCTGCACCCGTACACCAAGGCGCTGCTTTCCGCGGTGCCCATCCCCGACCCGGTGGTGGAGGAGAAGCGCAAGCGCATCATCCTGGAGGGCGACGTGCCCAGCCCCGCCAACCCGCCCAAGGGGTGCAACTTCGTTACCCGCTGCCCCATGCGGATGGACATCTGCAAGGAGCAGGAGCCCGAATTCCGCGACGTGGGCGGCGAGCACTTCGTGGCGTGTTGGCGCGTTTCGTAG
- a CDS encoding ABC transporter ATP-binding protein: protein MGTILEVKGLKTQFFTQDGIVHAVNGISYTVDEGETLGIVGESGCGKSVSVLSVMRLIPQPPGKIVGGQVIFEGRDLLKLSEDEMRQVRGNKISMVFQDPMTSLNPVLTIARQMTEGMELHLGLDHQQARKRAIELLEMVNIPQAKDRIDDYPHQFSGGMRQRVMIAMGLSCNPQLLIADEPTTALDVTIQAQILDLVRDLKQKIGMAIIWITHDLGIIAGLADRVAVMYAGYIIESAPVKEIYGDPRHPYTLGLLGSIPRLDAERKKKLTPIEGSPPDLIEPDPGCPFAPRCRFAIEQCMVENPTLQPVALNHYVACWVDTKRGVA, encoded by the coding sequence ATGGGAACTATTCTGGAAGTGAAGGGACTCAAGACCCAGTTCTTCACTCAAGATGGCATCGTCCACGCGGTGAACGGGATTTCGTACACGGTGGACGAGGGCGAGACGCTGGGCATCGTGGGCGAGAGCGGGTGCGGCAAGAGCGTGAGCGTGCTGTCCGTCATGCGCCTGATTCCCCAGCCGCCGGGGAAGATCGTCGGGGGGCAGGTGATCTTTGAGGGGCGCGACCTGCTCAAACTGAGCGAAGACGAGATGCGGCAGGTGCGCGGCAACAAGATCTCCATGGTGTTTCAGGACCCCATGACCTCCCTGAACCCAGTGCTGACCATCGCCCGCCAGATGACCGAGGGGATGGAACTCCACCTGGGGCTGGATCACCAGCAGGCCCGCAAGCGCGCCATTGAACTCCTGGAAATGGTCAACATCCCCCAGGCCAAGGACCGCATTGACGATTACCCGCACCAGTTCTCGGGCGGCATGCGCCAGCGCGTGATGATCGCCATGGGCCTGTCGTGCAACCCCCAACTCCTCATCGCCGACGAGCCGACGACCGCGCTGGACGTTACCATCCAGGCGCAGATTCTGGATCTGGTACGCGACCTGAAGCAGAAGATCGGCATGGCCATCATCTGGATCACCCACGACCTGGGCATCATCGCTGGCCTTGCGGACCGCGTTGCGGTCATGTACGCGGGCTACATCATAGAGTCGGCCCCCGTGAAGGAAATCTACGGCGATCCACGCCACCCGTACACGCTGGGCCTGCTCGGTTCTATCCCCCGCCTAGATGCCGAGCGTAAGAAGAAACTCACGCCCATTGAAGGCTCTCCACCGGACTTGATTGAGCCGGACCCCGGCTGCCCATTCGCGCCGCGGTGTCGGTTCGCCATTGAGCAGTGCATGGTAGAGAACCCAACCCTTCAGCCGGTGGCCTTGAACCACTACGTGGCCTGCTGGGTGGATACCAAGAGAGGAGTGGCGTAA
- a CDS encoding peptide ABC transporter substrate-binding protein, with translation MSDLLQPRPQRPAPKRLWLWILVGVIVVGCLGLACATGGVVWLISSGRITLGRTTPSAATPGPRPPGRATLDLRLMADRPTTLDPAMVEDSASAEYVDKIYSGLVGLDADLNVVPDIAERWEVSADGTVYTFYLRSNVYFHNGRKATAQDFKYSVERACDPATRSPVARTYLGDIVGAEDKLDGRATEVRGVQVLDDATVRITIRAARASFLAKLTYPTGFFVAKEEVQSGPSWWRNPVGTGPFRFRSWDSQQVVLERNDRYYQPLGDVRTVTFLFGGGAPVTMYEQGELDAAPVGVADIERVLDPANPLHLEVQETPLLYTQYVGFNVERPPFDDPMVRRAFALATNKQAMADVFFKRTRVPALGILPPGMPGYNERLQPIPFDPEQARQALKASRYGSAGNLPPITLTVTGEGATNSFAKLLAGMYEEALGVHLDIEQVDWPTYLQELNAHKLQMFTLAWSADYPDPENFLETQFHSKSELNNTGYSNPDVDRLLEQAMTESDTATRLALYQQAEQRIVDDAPWIPLFHGLDYTLVKPYLRGLKVTAQGNYHLVSVVAATQ, from the coding sequence CGTCGGCGGCCACCCCTGGCCCGCGGCCCCCGGGCCGGGCGACGCTGGACCTGCGGCTCATGGCAGACCGCCCGACTACGCTGGACCCGGCGATGGTGGAGGACAGCGCCTCTGCCGAGTACGTGGACAAAATCTACTCCGGCCTGGTGGGCCTGGACGCAGATTTGAACGTCGTGCCGGACATCGCCGAGCGCTGGGAGGTCAGCGCCGACGGCACCGTGTACACGTTCTACCTGCGGTCCAACGTGTACTTTCACAACGGCCGAAAGGCCACCGCGCAGGATTTCAAGTATTCCGTTGAGCGGGCCTGCGACCCGGCCACGCGCTCGCCTGTCGCGAGGACGTACCTGGGCGACATCGTGGGCGCGGAGGACAAACTGGACGGGCGCGCCACCGAGGTCCGCGGCGTGCAGGTCCTAGACGACGCGACGGTTCGCATCACCATACGGGCCGCCAGGGCGTCATTCCTGGCGAAGTTGACCTACCCCACGGGCTTCTTCGTGGCCAAAGAGGAGGTTCAGTCGGGCCCCTCGTGGTGGCGCAACCCCGTCGGGACGGGGCCGTTCCGATTCCGGTCGTGGGATAGCCAGCAGGTGGTGCTGGAGCGCAACGACCGCTACTACCAGCCGTTGGGCGACGTGCGCACCGTTACGTTCCTGTTCGGCGGGGGCGCGCCGGTAACGATGTACGAGCAGGGCGAGTTGGACGCCGCTCCCGTGGGCGTGGCCGACATTGAGCGCGTGCTGGATCCGGCCAACCCGCTCCATCTAGAGGTGCAGGAGACGCCTCTCCTGTACACCCAGTACGTGGGGTTCAACGTTGAGCGGCCGCCGTTTGACGACCCGATGGTGCGCCGCGCGTTTGCACTCGCCACGAACAAGCAGGCCATGGCCGACGTGTTCTTCAAGCGCACGCGCGTGCCGGCCCTGGGAATCCTGCCGCCCGGAATGCCCGGCTACAACGAGCGCCTGCAGCCGATTCCCTTTGACCCGGAGCAGGCCCGCCAGGCGCTGAAGGCGTCGCGCTACGGGTCGGCGGGCAATCTGCCGCCCATCACGCTCACCGTAACGGGGGAGGGGGCCACCAACTCGTTCGCCAAACTGCTGGCGGGAATGTACGAGGAAGCCCTGGGGGTGCATCTGGACATAGAGCAGGTGGATTGGCCCACGTACCTGCAGGAACTTAACGCGCACAAACTCCAGATGTTCACGCTGGCGTGGAGCGCCGACTATCCGGATCCTGAGAACTTCCTGGAGACGCAGTTTCACTCCAAGAGCGAACTGAACAACACCGGCTACAGCAATCCGGACGTGGACCGCCTGCTGGAGCAGGCCATGACCGAGAGCGACACGGCGACGCGCCTGGCTCTGTACCAGCAAGCGGAACAGCGCATCGTGGACGACGCGCCGTGGATTCCGCTGTTCCACGGGCTGGACTACACGCTGGTGAAGCCCTACCTGCGGGGGCTGAAGGTTACGGCGCAGGGGAACTATCATCTGGTTTCCGTCGTTGCGGCGACGCAATAG